One part of the Aurantibacillus circumpalustris genome encodes these proteins:
- a CDS encoding UbiX family flavin prenyltransferase, with the protein MKQKVAIAVTGASGSIYAKVLLDKLVKLNTQLEEVSIVLSDNAKDVWFLELGNRDYEKYSFKTYNKNDFFAPIASGSAKYNALIICPCSMGTMARIAAGISNDLITRAADVMLKERRKLILVTRDTPLSLIHINNMRTVTESGAIVCPASPSFYSKPKTFEELAATVIDRVIDLAGLEQDSFRWGENK; encoded by the coding sequence ATTAAACAAAAAGTGGCCATTGCTGTTACAGGCGCCAGTGGAAGTATATACGCAAAGGTATTACTCGATAAACTCGTTAAACTCAACACACAACTCGAAGAAGTAAGCATCGTGCTTAGCGACAATGCCAAAGATGTTTGGTTTCTTGAATTAGGAAATCGGGATTACGAAAAGTACTCTTTCAAAACTTATAACAAAAACGATTTTTTCGCACCCATTGCCTCAGGTTCGGCAAAATATAATGCTCTAATCATTTGTCCTTGTAGCATGGGAACTATGGCGCGTATTGCAGCTGGAATTAGCAACGATTTAATAACAAGAGCAGCCGATGTGATGTTAAAAGAGCGACGGAAATTAATTCTTGTAACACGCGATACACCTTTAAGTCTCATTCACATTAACAATATGCGAACCGTTACTGAATCGGGTGCTATAGTTTGTCCTGCCTCCCCTTCTTTTTATTCAAAACCAAAAACGTTCGAAGAGCTTGCTGCCACAGTTATTGATAGAGTAATTGATTTAGCTGGTTTAGAGCAAGACTCATTTCGGTGGGGAGAGAATAAATAA
- a CDS encoding acyltransferase, producing the protein MEKTSYFAHPTAIIDEGCDIGEGTKIWHFSHVMPNCKLGKNCNLGQNVVISPEVTLGANVKVQNNVSIYTGVICDDDVFLGPSMVFTNVINPRSAVNRKSEYAKTHVGKGASIGANATIVCGHDIGKFAFIGAGAVVTKTVPDYALVVGNPSRQVGWMSEYGHKLEFDKNGSAVCKESGQNYKLENNTVKRIN; encoded by the coding sequence ATGGAGAAAACGAGTTATTTTGCCCACCCTACAGCTATTATTGATGAAGGGTGTGATATTGGAGAGGGTACTAAAATTTGGCATTTTTCACACGTGATGCCAAATTGCAAGTTGGGCAAAAACTGTAACTTGGGTCAAAACGTGGTTATATCACCTGAAGTAACCTTAGGTGCCAATGTAAAAGTGCAGAATAACGTTTCTATTTATACGGGTGTGATTTGTGATGACGATGTTTTTCTTGGACCATCGATGGTGTTTACCAATGTTATTAATCCACGTAGCGCGGTAAATCGCAAATCAGAATACGCGAAGACACATGTTGGAAAAGGAGCTTCTATAGGTGCAAATGCTACCATTGTTTGCGGACATGATATAGGAAAATTTGCTTTTATTGGTGCAGGTGCGGTTGTTACAAAAACTGTTCCCGATTACGCATTGGTTGTTGGAAACCCTTCAAGACAAGTTGGTTGGATGAGCGAATACGGACATAAACTTGAATTCGATAAAAACGGATCGGCTGTTTGCAAAGAAAGTGGCCAAAATTATAAATTAGAAAATAATACGGTTAAACGTATTAATTAA
- a CDS encoding nucleotide sugar dehydrogenase, translated as MSIYNKIIKKEATVAVIGLGYVGLPIALAFAKKIKVIGFDIHAGRVDMMKKGIDPSNELTKKDFANSDITFTHKLEDLKKANFFIVAVPTPIDEHNLPDLKPLIGASTTVGKVLKKGDYVVYESTVYPGCTEEDCIPVLEQHSGLKFVKDFKVGYSPERINPGDKEHTITKILKIVAGCDKESLENIAKTYEIIVEPGTHRASSIKVAEAAKIIENTQRDVNIALMNELSIIFNKMNINTYDVLAAAGTKWNFLKFSPGLVGGHCIGVDPYYLTHKAESLGYHARVINSGRYVNDSMGFYVAKTCVKKIIAAGKNISKSKVLVMGATFKEDVSDIRNSKVADIVKELKSFGVKVEIVDPHADTAELKHEYGFGLNKLGKGYDGVIVAVNHKEYKTLDEKFFTSILSKKGIVVDVKGIYKDKIKNLNYWSL; from the coding sequence ATGAGTATCTATAATAAAATAATTAAAAAAGAAGCTACAGTTGCAGTAATAGGCTTAGGCTATGTTGGATTACCAATAGCACTGGCCTTCGCTAAAAAAATTAAAGTCATTGGTTTTGATATTCATGCGGGAAGAGTGGACATGATGAAAAAAGGTATTGATCCTAGTAATGAATTGACGAAAAAAGACTTCGCAAACTCCGATATCACTTTTACGCATAAATTAGAAGATCTTAAAAAGGCTAATTTTTTTATTGTGGCCGTGCCAACACCAATAGACGAACATAATTTACCTGATTTAAAACCACTTATTGGCGCATCTACCACTGTTGGAAAAGTGCTTAAAAAAGGTGACTACGTGGTTTATGAATCCACTGTTTACCCTGGCTGTACAGAAGAAGATTGTATTCCAGTTTTAGAACAGCATTCAGGTTTAAAATTTGTAAAAGATTTTAAAGTAGGCTACTCACCTGAGCGTATCAATCCAGGCGACAAAGAACATACCATCACTAAAATTTTAAAAATTGTTGCAGGTTGTGATAAAGAGAGTTTAGAAAATATTGCCAAGACATACGAAATAATTGTTGAGCCTGGAACACACCGCGCTTCTAGTATTAAAGTGGCGGAAGCGGCTAAAATTATTGAAAATACTCAGCGCGACGTAAACATTGCTTTGATGAACGAACTTTCTATCATCTTTAATAAAATGAACATTAACACTTACGACGTGCTTGCAGCTGCAGGAACAAAATGGAACTTCTTAAAATTCTCTCCAGGTTTAGTTGGCGGACATTGCATTGGTGTAGATCCCTACTATTTAACTCACAAAGCAGAATCTTTAGGTTACCATGCGCGTGTAATTAATAGCGGACGTTATGTGAATGACAGTATGGGTTTTTATGTAGCTAAAACCTGCGTTAAAAAAATTATCGCAGCTGGAAAAAATATTTCCAAATCTAAAGTACTGGTAATGGGTGCTACCTTTAAAGAAGATGTGAGCGATATTCGCAACAGCAAAGTGGCAGATATCGTGAAGGAATTAAAATCTTTCGGTGTAAAAGTTGAGATTGTTGATCCGCATGCGGATACAGCTGAATTAAAACACGAATATGGCTTTGGTTTAAACAAACTTGGAAAAGGTTATGACGGTGTTATTGTAGCGGTAAACCACAAAGAATACAAAACTTTGGATGAAAAATTCTTTACATCAATTCTTTCCAAAAAAGGAATTGTGGTAGACGTAAAAGGAATTTACAAAGACAAAATTAAAAACTTAAACTATTGGAGTTTGTAA
- a CDS encoding DUF3078 domain-containing protein: MKKIFTLIAICLAGQIMAQDSTAAMKKDTTYWTKVGFIGLNASQTSVSDWSGGGQDNYAINAVFNFEANYKKEKHEWTNKLDAQYGIIKTGSSRLFKKNIDQLFALSKYNINAFGKHWYYAAQVDYRTQFAPGYKYSGDVIEGQAISDMNSPGYIQLALGLDYKPKDYFSITIAPAAGKITLVNRQYLADAGAYDVEKAVYDENGVLITHGKKMRTEFGGRVIVKFKKDIFKNVNLDSYLDLFSNYGHNPGNIDVVFNNMLTVRLAKYFTVNIISQVLYDDDIIRKRDLDNDGLYDKPGEINGPRLQLMSTFAIGFGYKF; the protein is encoded by the coding sequence ATGAAAAAAATATTTACTTTGATCGCGATTTGCTTAGCGGGACAGATAATGGCGCAAGACTCTACTGCAGCAATGAAAAAAGACACCACATACTGGACAAAAGTCGGTTTTATTGGTTTAAATGCAAGTCAAACTTCCGTTAGTGATTGGTCCGGTGGTGGTCAAGATAATTACGCCATAAACGCTGTTTTTAATTTTGAAGCCAATTACAAAAAAGAAAAACATGAATGGACAAATAAATTAGATGCTCAATACGGTATTATTAAGACAGGAAGCTCTCGACTATTCAAAAAAAACATAGATCAACTCTTTGCGCTTTCAAAATACAATATCAATGCATTCGGTAAACATTGGTACTATGCCGCACAGGTCGATTACCGCACACAGTTTGCTCCGGGATATAAATACAGTGGTGACGTTATTGAAGGGCAAGCCATTTCTGATATGAATTCTCCGGGTTACATTCAATTGGCATTGGGTTTAGATTACAAACCAAAAGATTATTTTTCAATTACAATTGCACCAGCCGCTGGCAAAATAACTTTAGTTAATAGACAGTATCTTGCAGATGCCGGTGCCTATGATGTTGAAAAAGCAGTTTATGATGAAAATGGTGTCCTTATAACGCATGGCAAGAAAATGCGCACTGAATTTGGAGGGAGAGTTATCGTGAAATTTAAAAAGGATATTTTCAAAAATGTAAACTTAGATTCATATCTAGACTTATTTTCTAATTATGGTCACAATCCCGGAAATATTGATGTTGTGTTTAATAATATGTTAACAGTACGCCTAGCTAAATATTTTACAGTCAACATTATTTCACAAGTGCTTTATGATGACGACATTATTAGAAAACGTGATTTGGATAACGATGGATTATACGATAAACCAGGCGAAATTAACGGGCCCAGATTGCAGCTAATGAGTACCTTTGCTATTGGCTTCGGTTACAAATTCTAA
- a CDS encoding Gfo/Idh/MocA family protein: MDKKTKIKFAVIGQGHIGKRHAEMIRRNDDCELVAVCDTLSKEKLGLDKLEEKFYSNIQDLLKAHPDVEVVNVCTPNGLHSEHALAVLEHNKHVVVEKPMALSKSDCEKIIYSALHHHKTVFCVMQNRYSPPSVWLKEVVEKKIIGDIYMVQLNCYWNRDERYYKADNWKGTKDLDGGTLFTQFSHWIDIMYWIFGDIKNIQAKFADFNHQKTTAFEDSGFVSFDFVTGGMGCINYSTAVWDKNLESSLTIIGSKGSVKVGGQYMDQIEVCNIKDYEMPKLGETNPANDYGAYKGSANNHHSVIENVINTLHGKNKISTNALEGLKVVDIIERIYALRPLSVLK, translated from the coding sequence ATGGACAAAAAAACTAAAATAAAATTCGCAGTTATTGGTCAAGGCCATATTGGCAAACGCCATGCAGAAATGATTCGCAGAAATGATGATTGTGAATTAGTTGCTGTATGTGATACACTTTCTAAGGAAAAATTAGGCTTAGATAAACTAGAAGAAAAATTCTATTCCAATATTCAAGACTTATTAAAAGCGCATCCAGATGTGGAAGTTGTGAATGTATGCACTCCAAATGGTTTACATTCGGAACATGCTTTAGCGGTTTTAGAACATAACAAACACGTTGTTGTAGAAAAACCAATGGCTTTGAGCAAATCTGATTGTGAGAAAATCATTTACTCAGCATTACATCATCATAAAACCGTTTTTTGTGTAATGCAAAACAGGTACTCTCCGCCAAGTGTTTGGCTAAAGGAAGTGGTTGAGAAAAAAATAATTGGCGATATTTACATGGTTCAATTAAACTGCTATTGGAACCGTGATGAACGCTATTATAAAGCTGATAACTGGAAAGGGACCAAGGATCTTGACGGCGGAACTTTATTTACCCAATTCAGTCATTGGATTGATATTATGTATTGGATTTTTGGTGATATAAAAAACATACAAGCAAAATTTGCGGATTTCAATCATCAAAAAACTACAGCCTTTGAAGACAGCGGGTTTGTAAGCTTTGATTTCGTGACTGGCGGAATGGGATGTATTAACTACTCAACAGCTGTTTGGGATAAAAATTTAGAATCTTCGCTAACAATTATTGGAAGTAAGGGAAGTGTAAAAGTTGGCGGTCAGTACATGGATCAAATTGAAGTGTGTAACATTAAGGACTATGAAATGCCAAAATTAGGTGAAACAAATCCAGCTAATGATTACGGTGCTTACAAAGGCTCAGCTAACAACCATCACAGTGTGATTGAAAATGTAATAAATACGCTTCACGGTAAAAATAAAATTTCTACAAATGCACTTGAAGGTTTAAAAGTGGTAGACATCATTGAACGTATTTATGCCCTAAGACCTTTAAGCGTTCTCAAATAA
- a CDS encoding porin family protein, which translates to MRYFSCIFLFLVLIGKGQQSEVFALKPSLGLNGCQVHGDNYSGYKKLGIFGGLAVNARLGEKFSLELGFYFSQKGARKNPGKDDYDYYRLNLNYIDLPLSLRYMLNKRYFITLGPSLAYLVNYNENINYTDVTGQYKFKKYEVGLNIGLGRTVIKNLSVEVRFSNSITSVRDYGVVSNVFYPNPVARFFNKGFYNNILTVMFSYQFGKLTSSEDN; encoded by the coding sequence ATGCGCTACTTCTCCTGTATATTTCTTTTTCTTGTACTAATCGGAAAAGGTCAGCAGTCGGAAGTTTTTGCTTTAAAACCTTCTTTGGGTCTAAATGGATGTCAGGTTCATGGGGATAATTATAGTGGTTACAAAAAGCTTGGTATATTCGGAGGCCTCGCCGTTAATGCGCGCTTAGGTGAAAAATTTAGTCTTGAATTAGGTTTTTACTTTTCTCAAAAGGGAGCAAGAAAAAATCCTGGTAAAGATGATTATGACTATTACCGCCTTAACTTAAATTATATTGATTTGCCTTTGTCGCTAAGGTATATGTTGAATAAAAGGTATTTTATCACCTTAGGTCCTTCCCTAGCTTATTTGGTTAATTACAATGAGAATATTAATTATACAGATGTTACAGGCCAGTATAAATTCAAAAAATACGAAGTGGGTCTAAATATAGGTTTGGGAAGAACGGTTATAAAAAACCTCAGTGTTGAAGTCCGCTTTTCTAATTCAATTACATCTGTAAGAGATTACGGTGTTGTATCAAATGTGTTTTATCCAAATCCGGTAGCACGTTTTTTTAACAAGGGATTTTACAACAATATCCTAACTGTTATGTTCTCATATCAGTTTGGTAAATTAACAAGTAGTGAAGACAATTAA
- the trxA gene encoding thioredoxin, giving the protein MALEITDANFEELVLKSDKPVLVDFWAEWCGPCRMVGPVVEELAKEYEGKAVIGKVNVDLNSNISANYGIRNIPTLLYFKNGELVDKQVGVVPKSALAAKLDAQM; this is encoded by the coding sequence ATGGCATTAGAAATCACAGACGCAAACTTCGAAGAACTGGTTTTAAAAAGTGATAAACCTGTATTAGTAGATTTTTGGGCAGAATGGTGTGGACCATGTAGAATGGTTGGACCAGTAGTAGAAGAATTAGCAAAAGAATACGAAGGAAAAGCAGTAATTGGGAAAGTAAACGTGGATTTAAACTCCAACATTAGCGCCAATTACGGAATCAGAAATATTCCTACGCTTTTATATTTTAAAAATGGAGAATTGGTTGACAAACAAGTTGGTGTAGTGCCTAAATCGGCATTAGCAGCTAAGTTGGATGCTCAGATGTAA
- a CDS encoding YfhO family protein: protein MKLDYKKYLPHAAAIVVFAILTLIYFKPLLSGKILKQHDIAMHKGMSKEIMDYREQKGSEPLWTNSMFGGMPAYLVSTLHTGNYLPGLDRVFKLFLPLPGGYFFLYFLGFFILLLCLDVNAWLATVGAIAYGLSSYFLIILQAGHNSKAHALGYLPALIGGVILLFKERYWLGLSLTALFTALELNAGHVQITYYGYMMIGFLILGYFITSIKEKHLPVFLKSFAIFLIACLLGLLPNAGNLLTTNEYGKLSLRGKAELTINPDMSSNKNILSGGLDKDYATGWSYGIGETFSFLIPDFKGGGDNAIGRVDPSALKKVDPEFREMVGSSNVYFGDQPGTSGPVYLGAIVFLLAIIGMFIVKHPIKWPLIAVTFLTIALGWGHNFMSLTSFFMDYVPGYNKFRAVSMIMIVSELTFPLFAILGINELIKIKNWNEKYHLSLFKKDITYKKLIIIVTSVVGGFCLICYLAPDLVNTFQSSGEYGKTVGQYVRAGYPEDQAKTAIAQLMPQLEIARKAIFKSDAIRSVIFILLGFVALYLYFTNKIKKEVFFVSLGLFIFIDLWSVDRRYLNDKSFITKAENNEYVAGKTRADEEILLDKDLDYRVLNLTLGTFDDASTSYYHKSIGGYHGAKLRRYQDLIDFHVKPEINLLYKDLSKASANDSSMSAMLGRLGVINMLNTKYFILPAGEDGNSAVPLKNPVANGNAWFIKSLKTVVSPDSEIVALKRIDTKSQAIVNEQYKSDFASKENYNGEGSIKLISYEPNDLVYETDTKAEEFAVFSEIYYKYGWNAYVDGQLKSHIPVNYVLRGMNVPPGKHKIEFKFEPKTYYTGNTIAMLGSILLFLTVGFGLFKHSRNKVIVS from the coding sequence ATGAAACTTGACTATAAAAAATACCTGCCGCATGCCGCTGCCATTGTGGTTTTTGCGATCCTAACGCTTATTTATTTTAAGCCCTTATTAAGTGGTAAAATTTTGAAACAGCATGACATTGCTATGCATAAGGGCATGAGTAAAGAGATTATGGATTACCGGGAGCAAAAGGGATCGGAGCCACTTTGGACGAACTCTATGTTTGGTGGAATGCCAGCTTATTTAGTTTCAACACTGCATACTGGAAACTATTTACCGGGTTTAGATCGCGTTTTTAAATTATTTCTCCCACTTCCTGGTGGGTACTTTTTTCTATATTTTCTTGGTTTTTTTATCCTTCTATTGTGCTTAGATGTAAATGCTTGGCTGGCAACAGTTGGTGCAATTGCTTATGGATTGAGTTCTTATTTTTTAATTATACTTCAGGCAGGACATAATTCCAAAGCTCACGCGCTTGGTTATTTGCCAGCTTTGATAGGTGGGGTGATCTTGTTATTTAAGGAACGTTATTGGCTTGGCTTGTCATTAACAGCTCTTTTCACAGCCCTAGAACTAAATGCTGGGCATGTTCAGATAACTTATTATGGATACATGATGATTGGATTTTTGATTTTAGGGTATTTTATCACTTCAATTAAAGAAAAACATTTACCAGTTTTTTTAAAGTCCTTTGCGATTTTTTTAATTGCCTGTTTACTTGGTTTACTTCCTAACGCCGGAAATCTTCTCACAACAAATGAATATGGAAAACTCAGTTTAAGAGGTAAAGCTGAATTAACAATAAACCCTGATATGAGTAGTAATAAAAACATACTATCAGGTGGTTTGGATAAAGATTATGCTACTGGTTGGAGTTATGGGATAGGGGAAACATTTTCATTTTTAATTCCAGATTTTAAAGGTGGTGGAGATAATGCTATTGGAAGAGTTGATCCTTCCGCATTGAAAAAAGTCGATCCAGAATTCAGAGAAATGGTTGGTAGCAGTAATGTTTATTTTGGAGATCAACCTGGCACATCTGGCCCTGTTTATCTTGGAGCTATTGTTTTTTTACTTGCAATTATAGGTATGTTTATCGTAAAACATCCAATAAAATGGCCACTTATAGCTGTTACGTTTCTTACAATTGCTTTAGGTTGGGGACATAACTTTATGAGTCTCACTTCTTTTTTTATGGATTATGTTCCAGGTTACAATAAGTTTAGAGCAGTGAGTATGATTATGATTGTATCTGAGTTAACTTTCCCATTGTTTGCAATACTTGGAATTAATGAACTTATAAAAATTAAAAACTGGAACGAGAAATATCATCTGAGTTTATTTAAAAAAGATATTACGTATAAAAAACTGATTATTATTGTAACTTCTGTTGTTGGAGGGTTTTGCCTAATTTGTTATTTAGCTCCAGATCTCGTGAATACATTTCAAAGTAGTGGAGAATATGGGAAAACTGTTGGACAGTATGTTAGAGCTGGGTATCCAGAAGATCAAGCGAAAACTGCAATTGCACAACTGATGCCGCAGTTGGAAATAGCGAGAAAAGCTATTTTTAAATCAGACGCCATTCGTTCGGTAATATTTATACTTCTTGGATTCGTGGCCCTGTACCTATATTTCACAAATAAGATCAAGAAGGAGGTGTTTTTTGTTTCTCTTGGACTGTTTATTTTTATTGATTTGTGGAGTGTTGACAGGAGGTATTTAAACGACAAATCATTTATCACCAAAGCTGAAAACAATGAATATGTTGCCGGTAAAACTAGGGCTGATGAAGAGATATTGTTGGATAAAGATCTTGACTACCGCGTACTAAATCTTACATTGGGTACTTTTGATGACGCCTCAACTTCTTATTACCACAAATCAATTGGGGGTTATCACGGGGCTAAGTTGCGTCGCTACCAAGATCTTATTGATTTTCATGTTAAGCCCGAAATCAATCTTCTTTATAAAGACTTATCAAAGGCATCGGCAAATGATAGTTCTATGAGTGCGATGTTAGGCAGGCTCGGTGTAATAAATATGTTGAATACAAAATATTTTATTTTACCTGCGGGTGAAGATGGAAATTCTGCAGTACCTCTCAAAAATCCTGTTGCAAACGGAAATGCCTGGTTTATTAAGTCTCTAAAAACCGTTGTTAGTCCTGATAGTGAAATTGTAGCTTTAAAACGAATTGATACAAAATCACAGGCAATCGTAAACGAACAATACAAATCTGACTTTGCTTCAAAAGAAAATTACAATGGCGAAGGATCTATAAAATTGATTTCTTACGAACCTAATGATTTGGTTTATGAAACAGATACGAAAGCAGAGGAGTTTGCTGTTTTTTCTGAGATCTATTACAAATATGGTTGGAACGCTTATGTTGATGGGCAGTTAAAATCACATATTCCTGTAAATTATGTTTTAAGAGGAATGAATGTTCCTCCTGGAAAACATAAAATTGAGTTTAAATTTGAACCAAAGACTTATTACACGGGCAATACAATAGCTATGTTGGGTTCTATTTTGTTGTTTTTAACGGTTGGTTTTGGATTATTTAAGCACAGTAGGAACAAAGTTATTGTTAGTTAA
- a CDS encoding ORF6N domain-containing protein: MNIQSIQNKIYFIRDQKVMLDFDLAELYDVETRILNQAVKRNIKRFPYDFMFQLSSSEWEVLKSQFVTSKIEKRGGTQKMPFAFTEQGLAMLSGILKSDKAINVNISIMRAFVVLREFALTNENLTSKLKEIETKYDKQFKDIYEAINYLIKKEKQGAEQQERKKIGYKK, encoded by the coding sequence GTGAACATTCAAAGTATACAAAATAAAATATATTTTATTAGAGACCAGAAAGTAATGCTGGACTTTGACCTTGCTGAATTGTATGATGTGGAAACCCGTATTTTAAATCAGGCTGTAAAAAGAAACATAAAACGCTTTCCTTATGATTTTATGTTTCAGTTGTCATCTTCTGAGTGGGAAGTTTTGAAATCACAATTTGTGACATCAAAAATAGAAAAACGAGGTGGAACTCAGAAAATGCCTTTTGCTTTTACGGAACAAGGTTTAGCAATGTTAAGCGGCATTCTCAAATCTGATAAAGCAATCAACGTAAATATTAGTATAATGCGAGCCTTTGTTGTCTTGAGGGAGTTTGCTTTAACAAATGAAAATCTTACATCAAAACTTAAGGAGATTGAAACCAAATACGACAAACAGTTTAAAGATATTTATGAAGCAATAAACTATTTAATAAAAAAAGAAAAACAAGGCGCTGAGCAACAAGAAAGAAAAAAGATTGGTTATAAAAAATAA
- the mqnE gene encoding aminofutalosine synthase MqnE encodes MILTEHHPQTLILNSSYSPKLKAIATKVFNGERITFDEGVTLYKEAELGFLGVLANYVREKKSGNYVYFNHNFHVEPTNVCVYSCAFCSYSRLIKNREEGWELSVDQILNIIKGYDNQPVTEVHITGGVVPKQDLAFYTELFRKIKAHRPDLHIKALTPVEFHYIFKKAKLSYEEGLKIMKEAGLDSLPGGGAEIFDKDIRDKIAGGKCTTEEWLSIHEIWHGMGNHSNATMLYGHIETFEHRIDHMDRLRQLQDKTKGFNAFIPLKFRNKENEMAHVPEVSVIEDLRNYAVARIYLDNFPHIKAYWAMIGRNTAQLSLNFGTDDLDGTIDDTTKIYSMAGSEEQNPKLSTQELVDLIKSVGKTPVQRDTLYNVVKEYNEVR; translated from the coding sequence ATGATTTTAACTGAACACCATCCTCAAACACTTATTTTAAATTCTTCGTATTCACCTAAATTAAAAGCCATTGCAACAAAAGTTTTTAACGGTGAACGGATTACATTTGATGAAGGTGTTACCTTATATAAAGAAGCAGAGCTTGGTTTTTTAGGCGTGCTTGCTAATTACGTGCGTGAGAAAAAAAGTGGCAACTACGTTTATTTTAATCATAATTTTCATGTAGAACCAACCAATGTCTGTGTTTACAGTTGTGCGTTTTGCTCCTATTCCCGCTTAATTAAAAACCGTGAAGAAGGTTGGGAATTATCGGTTGATCAAATTTTAAATATTATTAAAGGCTACGACAATCAACCTGTAACAGAAGTACATATTACAGGTGGAGTAGTTCCAAAACAGGATCTTGCCTTTTACACAGAGTTGTTTCGAAAAATAAAAGCTCACCGTCCAGACCTACATATTAAAGCTTTAACGCCCGTTGAATTTCATTACATTTTTAAAAAGGCGAAACTTTCTTACGAAGAAGGTCTTAAAATTATGAAAGAAGCTGGGCTTGATAGCTTACCTGGCGGAGGTGCGGAAATTTTTGACAAAGACATTCGTGATAAAATTGCTGGCGGCAAATGCACTACTGAAGAATGGTTGTCGATACATGAAATCTGGCACGGCATGGGAAATCATTCTAATGCTACCATGTTATACGGACATATTGAAACCTTTGAACACCGCATCGATCACATGGATCGTTTGAGACAACTACAAGATAAAACAAAAGGATTTAATGCTTTTATTCCCTTAAAATTTAGAAATAAAGAAAATGAAATGGCACATGTTCCAGAGGTGAGTGTGATTGAAGACCTCCGTAATTATGCTGTTGCAAGAATTTATCTTGATAATTTTCCACACATCAAAGCTTATTGGGCTATGATTGGAAGAAATACTGCACAACTGTCGCTCAATTTTGGAACGGATGATCTAGATGGTACAATAGATGACACCACTAAAATATACAGCATGGCGGGCTCTGAAGAACAAAACCCTAAATTATCTACACAAGAATTAGTTGACCTTATTAAATCTGTTGGAAAAACACCTGTTCAAAGAGACACGCTTTACAATGTTGTTAAAGAATATAACGAGGTGCGCTAA